The nucleotide sequence GCAATGCACTTGGCGCCCACTGGTTCACTGATGTTTTAGCGGGCTGCGCTATTGGAATCTGGTCTGGCATGCTGGGAGCGATATTAGCTGGGCTCATTCCAGAAAAGCAGATGGCACCCAATCAGATCGGGCCTCGTTTACTTGCGCTAGGCGGAATGGCAACTATCTATGTTCTCCTTACGCAAACCTTAGACTCAGAACTCAACCAGTCTTTGCAATACGCGTGTGCGGCATTAATTAGCATTACCTTAGCTTTGTTTATTAAAGCGCAAAAACCCAAGGCCATATAAAGATGTTTAGTTATCGCCATGCTTTTCATGCGGGTAGTCATGCCGATATTCTGAAGCATCTGGTGATGATTCATCTGGTTGAATATCTACAAGAAAAGCCTGGGGCTTTGACGATTGTTGATACGCATGCTGGTGCTGGTATCTATAGTCTGACCGATGGCTTTGCCACTGTCAGCAAAGAAGCCGATCAAGGTATTTATCGCTTGGCTCAATTTGCAGAGAATAATGCCGTAAGTCCAGGTATCGCCAACTACCTTGAATGCATTCGTTACGAGAATGCTGCTAATGAGATTAACGTCTATCCTGGCTCTCCATTTATCCTGGCGCGTTTACTGAGGGCACAAGATCGTCTCAAGCTATTTGAGTTACATCCCAAAGAGATTGATATCCTGCGCCACAATATCAGCCAGCTTAAGCAATCAAAGCAAATCGATATTTATGCAGAAGATAGCTTTGCAAGACTGAAAGGTTTAATGCCACCACCCAGTAGGCGCGGTCTAGTATTGATTGACCCCTCTTATGAAGATAAGCAGGACTATCGCTATCTCGACACTGCAATCGAAGAGGCTTTACATCGCTTCGCTACCGGTTGCTACGCAATTTGGTACCCCTGCCTCTCCAGAAGAGAATCCGCTTCTCTACCGGATCACATGAAAAAGATTGCGGCAACCCACAAGCGCTCCTGGTTACAAGTTGAACTTCGGGTTGAGAATGCTCCTAAAGAGCGTCGTCTTCAGGCTAGCGGGATGTTCATCATTAATCCGCCATGGACTCTTGAAAAGCAGCTATCTGAAAGCCTACCCATTCTGGTTAAGGCACTGGGACAAGATGGTGGCGCCTCATTTGTACTAAAAAGTCTTGAGGTCTAGAGCCTAAGGCCTGAGCCATTAGGTAGCTCACTTAAGAGATTTTATACCTCTGAATCTTTAGTACTCATGGCTTTTTTAATGATGATCGCTGAAAGAGCCAGCAACAATACCGCTCCACTCTCATAGATTAAGTCAATCGTACTAATACCCTTACCCTGCAAAATAATGAGCCTGCAAAGAGCAGTAATGGCGATGAAGATGGGGATAGTGATTGGAATCTTGTTGTACTTGTAAAAAGCTGCCACCATGCCTAGCACCTCGGCATAAATGAACATTAGCAACAGATCGGTTAAAGTAATTTTTCCGTTGAGGATAACGGTATACATCTCTATGCCGACACTAAAAATAGTAAAAAACGCAATGAGAATTAAGATTCCTTTTTCAGCTGCAGTAATCCATTCGTAAATTTTCATAATGTATGTGCCTTAGCTAGATAAGAGGAAAAGTTAAATGGCATCACTGTGCAAGACTAATTGCTGAAAAACTGCTGGGATATTACTGGCGCAGTAGTAACGCCTATTTCTTCTGGTATTTTTTTTACTGACGAGATTGACGTTGATCAGTTTCTTCAAATGAAATTGCAAAGTACCTGAGTCCACCCCAAACTGCTCGACTATTTCTTTGGGTGCAACTCCGTCCTCACCTGCCTGCATGATGAAATCAAAAACTTGTAATCTGATTTCACAACCCAAGGCTTCAAACACTGAACAAAATTTCATGATCGTCATATTAGCTCCCTTGCATCACCTCAGAATCTGCCTTTAAAAAAATTGACTTCTCTTATTGGGTACTTGCCCTAAAGCTTGTTGAATACCGCTTAACGGCATCGACTAAAACAGCAACATTCTCTGGAGGGGTGAATTGTGAAATTCCATGCCCCAGATTAAAAGTATGTCCATCGAGTGGATTGCCACCAGCAACATCAGCCGTTGATAAACCTTGAAACAATTGCATGACACGAGCATCTATTTCAGCAGGGTTTGCTAACAAAATCGAGGGGTCTAAATTACCCTGAATTGCAATTGGGCTATTGGATACATGGTTAATGGTTTGTCGCGCATGTTTTAGGTCAATAGTCCAATCCAGACCAATCACATTGGCACCTGATTGCGCAATATCGCTTAACCAAAGACCCCCTCCCTTGGTAAACAAAATGATAGGCAGATCTTTGTATTTGGGATTGCTTTTAATACTGCTGATAATTGCTGACATGGGAGCTAGTGAATGCTCAAGATAGTCATTCGGGGTCAATAGGCCACCCCAAGTATCAAAAATCATGAGGGCCTGAGCGCCAGAATCTGCTTGCAGTGTGAGGTATTCAGTGATGGATTGGACGTTGATATCCAATATTTTTTGGATGAGATCTTTGCGGTCATAGAGCATCTTCTTTGTCTTAGCAAAGTCTTTTGATCCACCGCCTTCAATCATGTAGCAAGCTAAAGTCCAGGGACTTCCTGTAAATCCAATTAAGGGAACTTGCTGTTTGCCATTGGAGGTGAGTGCCTTAGAGATGGATGCTACGGCATCAAAAACATAACGGAGCTGCTCCATATCAGCTACTGGAAGCTTTTTTACATCTTCTTCGGAGCTTAATGGGTGCAAAAACCTCGGCCCCTCACCGCTATCAAAAGTGAGGCCCAATCCCATTGCGTCTGGAACAGTCAATATATCTGAAAATAGTATCGCGGCATCTAGGCCATAGCGATCTATAGGCTGCAGGGTAACTTCTGTTGCGTACTCTGGGCTTTTGGCTAAATCGAGAAAACTTCCAGCCTTAGCTCTGGTTTGGCGATACTCTGGAAGGTAGCGTCCAGCCTGCCGCATCAACCAAACAGGCGTTCTTTCTGTTTTTTGAGAAAAACAAGCTCTTAAAAAAAGATCGTTCTCTAATTCTGCCGCCATGCACTGACACCTATGAACTAGCGCAATCGCTCAACATAATAAGTTGCCTTTTCCAAGGCATCCGCTGCATCAAATCCAACCATGTCGGCACCCAATTCATCTACTAACTCAGGGTGTTGATTGAAAACAGGGCTGCCAACAATCACACCAACACGCGGATTTTTGGATTTAAGCTTGATTTCTTGAATCAGGTCTTTTAATTGCGGGAACTGTTCACGTAAACTTGCCGATAGGCCAATGACATCAAACCACTCTGTCTGTGCCATGGAAACAATATCCTCTTGTGTAGCAGCCAACTCACCCCAGATTCTCCAGCCCGCTTTAGCAAAAAACTCAGAAACCATAAATAGCCCTAAGTTATGTTGCGAGCCCGGCAAGGGAACAAGCATGATGCTCGAACCAGTTTTATTTTGCTCTGCATATTGCTGGAAGATGGGACTTAAGTCATACATCAACTGCTTGATACGCCAAAGTGCAATCGTGACGTCGGTGAAGCTAGACTGATCATCCTCCCACATTTCACCCAGCTTTCTCGCAACTGGAGTTAATAAGAGTAAATAAATATTTTCGAGACTAACGCCTGAAGCATGAATATCTTTGACGTACTTAACAGAGGTTCTCGCATCCTCTTGCAATACTAATTGCGTTAACTCGGTAATCGATTGTTGGGTAATCAGGTCGGCTGGAGGCGCTTTTAAAACTGAGGAAATCGATGTCTCTAGATGCTTCTCAACGATCAAGGGCAATATATTATTTTCAATCGTCTTGACTAGCGACTCAAGATACTCTTCTTCCGTGCAAGCTTTTTCTAATGGATGCGGGGTATCGTTTTTTTCAAATGTAGCCTTAGAGGGTGCATTTGCAACCAGGCAGTCCTCCCAGATGCTATTGGGCTCATTTGAGGGGGAATTCTGATTAAGTTTGGAGTCGTCTTGGCTAGATCTCTTTTTAGATTTAGCGATGCTCACTAGTCTGGATAAATTCATGAACATCACCTGATCAGATCACAGTCTCAAATCATTACTTGAGATCGCTATGACTGCCTAAGAGCCTATAAATGGGAATGTTTACTTTATAGGCTCATTTTTGAAGATACTCAAATGAATTAGCTTAAGTACTTTCCCTAGACCCCTTTATTTCATCACTAGAAGGCCGTATTTCATATTTTTCAAGCAAAACCCAGGTGGCTTTAGGCACCATATTTTTTATTTTGTGCGGCGCAATGCTACGTAAATGAATCACCGATTCGATTGCCTTCATCTCTACCCTCGCTTTAGCAAACTCTAGCCCTCGAGGCCCAAATCTCGGCATTACCCAGGCAAAAATACTGCGCATGAAGTTGGGCATCCGCTGCAATGGTAAGCCCCCTGCGGCGAGCTCCACATTTTTCATAAAGCCTTTAACGGGACCCAAACGATTGCCAGCGGAACTCACCGGTTCAAGCGATAGCTCGTTAGAAAGGAGATTTATGAGCTCTTGACCTTTTGGATTGCGAACAATAATCCATTGCTCCCCTGTGCCTGCCATATACCCCACCGTAATATCCGATAGGGAGTTGACGTAATCAACACAGGTTTTACAAGTCGTTGGGAAAAAATCTGCGGGCAAAGTGCTGAGAGGTAACTTTAAAAAAGGAATCTCTTGCACTTCACCATTTTTAAATCTCAATTCAACATGGTAATCGGCCCTAAATTCTAAATACGTAATATCTTCAGGATTGGGACTCAGCAAGCCTAAAAACTGATGAAAGTTTTCGGTTGTTGTGTTGTCAGAGCAAGGAGATCCAATGATGAGTAACTTCTCAAATCCAAGCTCTTTTTCTAATGCTCTTGCAGCGTAGACTTGGCAAGGTATTCCTACCATCACTACTTTTTTATATCCCAGATCCCTTGCTTGCTCAAGATACTGAATGATGGGCGCATAACCCATCTTCATACCTCGACACTCGGCCATATCCTCCGCTTTAGTAACGATGACTGGGCTGGGTTTCCAGCGATCCTCGGGGTCAGAACGCATGGTAATAACAGCGTCAACCTCCCCTCTCTCTAATAGCACTTCACATAAGCGACTGATAATTCCTGTCCATTGCGCACCAGGCAATGGATTGACTAGTCGAGCCCTAAACATGTGGAGATAAGCCCCAAAAAATACTTCATCCGAATTTTCTAGCTTACGCTCTCTACCATGAACTGATAGTTCGTATTTTGGGTAATCAGGTTGAATAAATTGACAGGCCGTAGCGCAGCGCTTCGGGGCTGAGGTGCGCGAAACTCCACAATCAGTACATAAGTCCCGATACGGAAGCTCTTGAATTAAATCCTGTCCTGCCAATACTTTATCCAAATCGTGAAATAACGCTCTGCTTTATCTTCTGAGCAGAGAGTCCGTAATGATCTAAGAGTAGATTGACATCGCCATGCTCTACATACTCATCCGGCAATCCAAGTTGAAGAGTTTCTATTTGAATATTTTTATTTGACAGCACCTCAAGGCAAGCACTTCCAGCACCCCCCTGAATCGCGCTATCTTCAATCAAGACCAGAGCGTCGTGAGACTGGGCAATAGTCAGAAGTAGCTCTTCATCAAGCGGCTTAACAAAGCGCATGTCTACTACAGTCGCATTGATTTCTTCAGCCACATCTAAGGCAGAATATAAAATCGGTCCAAAGCAGATAAAAGCAATTTTTTTCTTTGCTAGCACTCCATTATTTAAAGTGCGCACTATGCGGCCCTTACCAATTGCTAGAGTATCTAATGAAGGCTCAGTTGGAGTACCAATACCAGAACCACGTGGATATCGTACAGCTGCCGGGCCATCATGTTTGAAAGCAGTACTCAACATAGCACGGCATTCTTGCTCATTCGAAGGCGTCATCAGAACTAAGTTTGGCAGGCACCGTAAGAAAGCAACATCAAATGCGCCAGCATGCGTTGCACCATCCGCACCCACGATACCAGCACGATCAATCGCGAAAACAATCGGGAGATTCTGCAAGGTGACATCGTGAATCAGCTGATCGTAGCCGCGCTGTAAAAAGGTGGAGTAAATCGCTACTACCGGCTTTAAGCCCTCACAGGCAATTCCAGCAGCAAAGGTAACGGCATGTTGCTCTGCAATCCCAACGTCATAGTAGCGATCAGGAAAGCGAGCTTCAAATTCGTTTAATCCAGAGCCCTCACGCATGGCTGGCGTAATCGCAATCAGCCGCTCATCCGCAGCCCCCATATCGCATAACCATTCACCAAATACTTGAGTGAAGGTTTTCTTACTGGCTTTACCGGCTTGAATTCCGATGCTGGCATCAAATTTTCCTGGGCCATGATAAAGAATAGGATCCTCTTCCGCCCGACCATAGCCTTTACCTTTTTTGGTAATGATGTGAAGAAACTGAGGGCCCTCAGTTTGAGCAAGATGTTTGATGTTTTCTAAGGTGGGAATTAATACATCTAAGTCATGCCCATCAATTGGCCCGTAGTAATCAAATCCAAACTCTTCAAAAATTGTAGCTGGGCCAACCATTCCTTTTGCATGACCCTCAAGTCTTTTTGCGAACTCGCGTATCGGCGGAGCAACCGATAAAACCTTGTCGATACCTCTTTTGGTCGCGGCATACATCGAGCCCGATATGAGTTTGACTAAATAGCGATTGAGCGCACCGACTGCTGGTGAAATCGACATCTCGTTGTCATTGAGTATTACTATCAAAGGTACTTTTTTATTTACGCCAGCATTGTTCATGGCTTCGAATGCCATACCAGCACTCATAGCGCCATCACCAATAATGGCCACTACGCTGCGTTTTTCATTTTTAGTCTTCGCTGCCACTGCCATCCCTAAGGCAGCCGAGATACTCGTTGAAGAGTGCGCAGTACCAAAAGCGTCATACTCACTCTCACTGCGCTTTGGAAATCCTGAAATACCGCCATATTGGCGAAGTGTGGACATTCCCTCACGTCGCCCCGTCAGCACCTTATGGGCATAACTTTGATGACCTACATCCCAAATCATTCGATCATGAGGAGTATTAAATACGTAATGCAGAGCAATAGCAAGTTCTACGGTGCCCAGATTAGAGGATAAATGCCCCCCAGTACTAGAGACTGAGTTGAGAATAAAGCTGCGTAATTCTTGAGCTATTTGAGGAAGCTGATTAGGCTCATAAGTCCTCAAATCAGCAGGATTAGTGATAGTCTCGAGAAGATTGGTGACTTTTAACATGGTAATTTACTTAGATGTATAAATTGTCGAAATGATCTTCTTAAAATCTTCCAGATTTTCATGGCTAGAGTTCTGAAGCGCACAAATTGGGGCATGCATAAATTTATTGGCTAGTGCACTAGCCATTTGAGAAAGAACAATCATGGGATCCTCTCCTTTGGCAATTCTTCTACCTGCTTTTTCCAGTTCAATTTTTTGATACCGCTCACCCACATCCTGAATCGATTTAATGATGGGCACTACTGCTCTTTTTTCTAAGGCTTGATAAAACTCGATCACCCCTTTTTCAATAATCTTTTCTGCTTCATGGACAGACTCTGTGCGATTGGCTTTGCCCGCGCTCACAATCTCACCCAGGTCATCGATAGAATATAAATAGGCATCTTTGACACTCTTAATCTCAGATTCAAAGTCTCTTGGAACGGCTAAATCAATTAAAACCATGGGTCGAAACTGCCTTGCTTTCAAGGCTGTTTTAACCATGCCTAGGCCGATAATGGGCAATGAACTTGCTGTGCAAGATACCACTACATCGTATTCATGTAGGTGCTGGGCTAACTCGTGTAATGGGAATGCTTCAGTGACTAAATTTTGATCGGCGAAGGCTTTGATTAATTCACTACCCCTATCCACCGTGCGATTAGAGATCGCAATCTTTTTTGGCTTCTTCCCAGCAAAATGACTTGCACATAGGCCGATCATTTCTCCTGCGCCGATAAACAGCACATTACATCCATTGATGTCACCAAAAATACGCTGAACTAATTTGATTGAGGCGCCCGCCATCGATACCGAATGAGCGCCAATTTGAGTGCTGCCACGAACCACCTTGGCAACTGAGAAAGTTTTATCAAACAATGGCTTTAAATATGCGCCGACAGTCCCTACTTGATTAGCGCAATCAATTGCCTTCTTCATTTGTCCGAGAATTTGGGTCTCTCCGAGCACCATAGAATCTAGGCCACTACCCACCCTAAAGGCATGCTTAACAGCATCTGCTGATGTTGCAGAGTAAATGTAGGGACGCAGCGCATTACCCTGAACATTATTTTGCGCTGCTAACCAATCAAAAGCTCTTTTTTCAAAGTCGTTATCTGCGTACTCAATGTCATTTGCAGCACAGTAAATTTCCATACGATTGCAGGTCGATAGAATTGCCACTTCAGGGCTGCTGTTTGAATTTTTCCCCTGCAAGTACTTACGCAA is from Polynucleobacter sp. MG-Unter2-18 and encodes:
- the dxs gene encoding 1-deoxy-D-xylulose-5-phosphate synthase, whose product is MLKVTNLLETITNPADLRTYEPNQLPQIAQELRSFILNSVSSTGGHLSSNLGTVELAIALHYVFNTPHDRMIWDVGHQSYAHKVLTGRREGMSTLRQYGGISGFPKRSESEYDAFGTAHSSTSISAALGMAVAAKTKNEKRSVVAIIGDGAMSAGMAFEAMNNAGVNKKVPLIVILNDNEMSISPAVGALNRYLVKLISGSMYAATKRGIDKVLSVAPPIREFAKRLEGHAKGMVGPATIFEEFGFDYYGPIDGHDLDVLIPTLENIKHLAQTEGPQFLHIITKKGKGYGRAEEDPILYHGPGKFDASIGIQAGKASKKTFTQVFGEWLCDMGAADERLIAITPAMREGSGLNEFEARFPDRYYDVGIAEQHAVTFAAGIACEGLKPVVAIYSTFLQRGYDQLIHDVTLQNLPIVFAIDRAGIVGADGATHAGAFDVAFLRCLPNLVLMTPSNEQECRAMLSTAFKHDGPAAVRYPRGSGIGTPTEPSLDTLAIGKGRIVRTLNNGVLAKKKIAFICFGPILYSALDVAEEINATVVDMRFVKPLDEELLLTIAQSHDALVLIEDSAIQGGAGSACLEVLSNKNIQIETLQLGLPDEYVEHGDVNLLLDHYGLSAQKIKQSVISRFG
- a CDS encoding 23S rRNA (adenine(2030)-N(6))-methyltransferase RlmJ codes for the protein MFSYRHAFHAGSHADILKHLVMIHLVEYLQEKPGALTIVDTHAGAGIYSLTDGFATVSKEADQGIYRLAQFAENNAVSPGIANYLECIRYENAANEINVYPGSPFILARLLRAQDRLKLFELHPKEIDILRHNISQLKQSKQIDIYAEDSFARLKGLMPPPSRRGLVLIDPSYEDKQDYRYLDTAIEEALHRFATGCYAIWYPCLSRRESASLPDHMKKIAATHKRSWLQVELRVENAPKERRLQASGMFIINPPWTLEKQLSESLPILVKALGQDGGASFVLKSLEV
- a CDS encoding B12-binding domain-containing protein, coding for MNLSRLVSIAKSKKRSSQDDSKLNQNSPSNEPNSIWEDCLVANAPSKATFEKNDTPHPLEKACTEEEYLESLVKTIENNILPLIVEKHLETSISSVLKAPPADLITQQSITELTQLVLQEDARTSVKYVKDIHASGVSLENIYLLLLTPVARKLGEMWEDDQSSFTDVTIALWRIKQLMYDLSPIFQQYAEQNKTGSSIMLVPLPGSQHNLGLFMVSEFFAKAGWRIWGELAATQEDIVSMAQTEWFDVIGLSASLREQFPQLKDLIQEIKLKSKNPRVGVIVGSPVFNQHPELVDELGADMVGFDAADALEKATYYVERLR
- a CDS encoding winged helix-turn-helix domain-containing protein, coding for MTIMKFCSVFEALGCEIRLQVFDFIMQAGEDGVAPKEIVEQFGVDSGTLQFHLKKLINVNLVSKKNTRRNRRYYCASNIPAVFQQLVLHSDAI
- the hemA gene encoding glutamyl-tRNA reductase, with amino-acid sequence MKLLNLGVNHHTAPIDIRESVAVAPEILQDSLIDLRKYLQGKNSNSSPEVAILSTCNRMEIYCAANDIEYADNDFEKRAFDWLAAQNNVQGNALRPYIYSATSADAVKHAFRVGSGLDSMVLGETQILGQMKKAIDCANQVGTVGAYLKPLFDKTFSVAKVVRGSTQIGAHSVSMAGASIKLVQRIFGDINGCNVLFIGAGEMIGLCASHFAGKKPKKIAISNRTVDRGSELIKAFADQNLVTEAFPLHELAQHLHEYDVVVSCTASSLPIIGLGMVKTALKARQFRPMVLIDLAVPRDFESEIKSVKDAYLYSIDDLGEIVSAGKANRTESVHEAEKIIEKGVIEFYQALEKRAVVPIIKSIQDVGERYQKIELEKAGRRIAKGEDPMIVLSQMASALANKFMHAPICALQNSSHENLEDFKKIISTIYTSK
- a CDS encoding phosphate-starvation-inducible PsiE family protein, whose translation is MKIYEWITAAEKGILILIAFFTIFSVGIEMYTVILNGKITLTDLLLMFIYAEVLGMVAAFYKYNKIPITIPIFIAITALCRLIILQGKGISTIDLIYESGAVLLLALSAIIIKKAMSTKDSEV
- the hemE gene encoding uroporphyrinogen decarboxylase; the encoded protein is MAAELENDLFLRACFSQKTERTPVWLMRQAGRYLPEYRQTRAKAGSFLDLAKSPEYATEVTLQPIDRYGLDAAILFSDILTVPDAMGLGLTFDSGEGPRFLHPLSSEEDVKKLPVADMEQLRYVFDAVASISKALTSNGKQQVPLIGFTGSPWTLACYMIEGGGSKDFAKTKKMLYDRKDLIQKILDINVQSITEYLTLQADSGAQALMIFDTWGGLLTPNDYLEHSLAPMSAIISSIKSNPKYKDLPIILFTKGGGLWLSDIAQSGANVIGLDWTIDLKHARQTINHVSNSPIAIQGNLDPSILLANPAEIDARVMQLFQGLSTADVAGGNPLDGHTFNLGHGISQFTPPENVAVLVDAVKRYSTSFRASTQ
- a CDS encoding Coenzyme F420 hydrogenase/dehydrogenase, beta subunit C-terminal domain codes for the protein MAGQDLIQELPYRDLCTDCGVSRTSAPKRCATACQFIQPDYPKYELSVHGRERKLENSDEVFFGAYLHMFRARLVNPLPGAQWTGIISRLCEVLLERGEVDAVITMRSDPEDRWKPSPVIVTKAEDMAECRGMKMGYAPIIQYLEQARDLGYKKVVMVGIPCQVYAARALEKELGFEKLLIIGSPCSDNTTTENFHQFLGLLSPNPEDITYLEFRADYHVELRFKNGEVQEIPFLKLPLSTLPADFFPTTCKTCVDYVNSLSDITVGYMAGTGEQWIIVRNPKGQELINLLSNELSLEPVSSAGNRLGPVKGFMKNVELAAGGLPLQRMPNFMRSIFAWVMPRFGPRGLEFAKARVEMKAIESVIHLRSIAPHKIKNMVPKATWVLLEKYEIRPSSDEIKGSREST